In one window of bacterium DNA:
- a CDS encoding NAD(P)-dependent oxidoreductase has product MEIAESLVPVKPAVAAAAASSSAPPKLVYVSSLAVAGPRTAAAPAREEDAPAPINPYGASKLRGEELLAREGARLRRVVVRPPWVYGPGDRQTLALFRMAARGFFPRVRGGCMQISLVHVDDLVEALVLAGASDAADGRVYYASGGAHTVAELGDALLAACGGGRALHVPGFVFRLAGLAGEAAAAISRRPVLLGWHKACEGLQEGWVCDDARIRAELGYRPRVGLAEGVAGTLLWYRRHGWL; this is encoded by the coding sequence ATGGAAATCGCCGAAAGCCTGGTGCCGGTCAAGCCGGCGGTGGCCGCGGCCGCGGCGTCCTCGTCCGCGCCGCCGAAGCTCGTGTACGTCAGCAGCCTCGCGGTCGCGGGCCCCCGCACGGCAGCCGCGCCCGCCCGGGAGGAGGACGCCCCCGCGCCGATCAACCCCTACGGCGCGAGCAAGCTGCGCGGCGAGGAGCTGCTCGCCCGCGAAGGCGCCCGCCTGCGCCGCGTGGTGGTCCGCCCGCCCTGGGTCTACGGGCCCGGCGATCGCCAGACGCTCGCGCTCTTCCGGATGGCCGCGCGCGGCTTCTTCCCGCGCGTACGCGGCGGCTGCATGCAGATCTCGCTGGTGCACGTCGACGACCTCGTGGAGGCGCTCGTGCTCGCCGGCGCCTCGGACGCCGCGGACGGCCGCGTCTACTACGCCTCCGGCGGCGCGCACACGGTGGCCGAGCTCGGCGACGCCCTGCTCGCGGCCTGCGGCGGCGGCCGGGCCCTCCACGTCCCCGGGTTCGTCTTCCGGCTGGCCGGCCTCGCGGGCGAGGCGGCCGCGGCGATCTCGCGGCGGCCGGTGCTTCTCGGCTGGCACAAGGCCTGCGAGGGGCTGCAGGAGGGATGGGTCTGCGATGACGCCCGCATCCGCGCCGAGCTGGGGTACCGTCCGCGGGTCGGGCTTGCCGAGGGTGTGGCGGGCACGCTGCTGTGGTATCGTCGCCACGGATGGCTATGA